The proteins below are encoded in one region of Paenisporosarcina cavernae:
- the pdxK gene encoding pyridoxine/pyridoxal/pyridoxamine kinase: MTLKKTLTIAGSDTSGGAGIQADLKTFQEHGTYGMNALTVIVTMDPDKGWSHGVHPLPVETLIPQMKTAFSTGIDALKTGMLPTVEIIEAAAKGIQESGVKNVVIDPVLVCKGEDEALFPENIDAMVKHLLPVALVVTPNLFEAGQLSGVGNLRTVDDMKEAAKKLHERGAKYVVIKGGKQLAHEKAADLFYDGNEFLLLEAEKSDTTYNHGAGCTFAAAITANLANGLDVREAVVEAKKFVSAAIEHGWKLNQYVGPVMHGAKNKFGAPDVSVTTI; encoded by the coding sequence ATGACATTGAAAAAGACATTAACAATCGCTGGATCTGACACATCTGGTGGCGCAGGAATACAAGCAGATTTAAAAACATTCCAAGAACATGGCACTTACGGCATGAATGCGTTAACAGTTATCGTGACGATGGATCCGGATAAGGGCTGGAGTCACGGTGTGCATCCACTACCTGTTGAAACGTTAATTCCTCAAATGAAAACAGCATTTTCCACAGGAATCGATGCCTTGAAAACTGGGATGCTTCCAACGGTAGAAATCATCGAAGCAGCTGCAAAAGGGATTCAAGAATCAGGCGTCAAGAATGTCGTCATTGACCCAGTACTTGTATGTAAAGGAGAAGACGAAGCACTATTCCCTGAAAACATTGATGCAATGGTCAAGCATTTATTGCCAGTAGCACTCGTCGTCACACCGAACTTATTTGAAGCTGGCCAATTATCAGGTGTTGGAAACTTACGAACTGTTGACGACATGAAAGAAGCTGCAAAAAAATTACATGAACGCGGTGCAAAGTATGTTGTGATTAAAGGCGGAAAACAGCTCGCACACGAAAAAGCTGCAGACCTTTTTTACGATGGCAATGAATTCTTACTGCTCGAAGCAGAAAAATCAGATACAACTTACAACCACGGAGCAGGATGTACGTTTGCAGCAGCAATTACAGCGAACTTAGCAAACGGACTAGACGTTCGTGAAGCAGTCGTTGAAGCGAAGAAATTTGTCTCCGCTGCGATCGAACACGGATGGAAATTAAACCAATACGTTGGACCAGTCATGCATGGTGCGAAAAACAAATTCGGCGCACCTGATGTGAGCGTTACAACGATTTAG
- a CDS encoding YojF family protein, which yields MELVDVTTLQTHLSSFENEAVYIHLETTNGAYASHFNENVFNSGAFVRNVQITYELAKVVGESPHRVGLKMTHGWVYAQGITHFEMDNEGRLLMAGHDQSGKLAVALQISRTPFSY from the coding sequence ATGGAATTAGTAGATGTCACGACATTGCAAACACATTTATCGTCTTTTGAGAATGAAGCTGTTTACATACATTTAGAAACAACAAACGGAGCATATGCCTCCCATTTTAATGAAAATGTATTTAACTCGGGAGCTTTCGTTCGAAATGTTCAAATAACGTACGAGCTCGCAAAAGTAGTGGGAGAATCTCCACACCGCGTTGGACTGAAAATGACGCATGGTTGGGTGTACGCACAAGGAATTACTCATTTTGAAATGGACAATGAAGGACGCCTACTGATGGCAGGTCACGATCAATCTGGAAAGCTTGCGGTTGCGCTTCAAATTAGTCGCACGCCGTTTTCGTATTAG
- the hemQ gene encoding hydrogen peroxide-dependent heme synthase has protein sequence MNEAAQTLDGWYALHDFRSMDWPAWKALSEEERTAATNEFLAYLEEMDAVHAAGTGTHAFYTIIGQKADFMLMVLRPTMDELQKLEARFNKLTIAAFTIPTYSYVSVVELSNYLAGESNEDPYQNPHVRARLYPELPRSQYVCFYPMDKRREGNDNWYMLNMDDRKAMMRSHGMIGRGYAGKVKQIITGSVGFDDYEWGVTLFSDDVLQFKKLVYEMRFDEVSARYGEFGQFFVGTLLDGDTRREFFAV, from the coding sequence ATGAATGAAGCAGCACAAACATTAGATGGTTGGTATGCGTTACATGATTTCCGCTCGATGGACTGGCCTGCATGGAAAGCATTGTCGGAAGAAGAGCGCACTGCCGCGACGAATGAATTTCTTGCCTATTTAGAGGAAATGGACGCGGTTCACGCAGCAGGAACTGGCACGCACGCGTTTTACACAATTATTGGTCAGAAAGCAGATTTCATGTTGATGGTATTACGCCCAACAATGGATGAGCTACAAAAATTGGAAGCTCGATTCAACAAATTGACGATTGCAGCTTTCACGATTCCTACGTATTCTTACGTATCTGTCGTCGAGTTATCGAACTACTTGGCTGGTGAATCAAATGAAGACCCGTATCAAAATCCACATGTTCGTGCGCGTCTGTATCCAGAATTGCCACGCTCGCAATACGTTTGTTTCTACCCAATGGACAAACGTCGTGAAGGAAACGATAACTGGTACATGTTAAACATGGATGACCGCAAAGCGATGATGCGAAGCCACGGCATGATTGGTCGCGGATATGCTGGGAAAGTAAAACAAATTATTACTGGTTCTGTTGGTTTCGATGATTATGAGTGGGGTGTGACGTTGTTCTCAGACGACGTACTTCAATTTAAAAAATTAGTATACGAAATGCGCTTTGACGAAGTAAGTGCTCGCTACGGGGAGTTCGGTCAATTCTTTGTTGGAACGCTATTAGATGGCGATACACGCCGCGAATTCTTCGCAGTGTAA
- the bshB2 gene encoding bacillithiol biosynthesis deacetylase BshB2, producing the protein MTIQSERHVLVVFPHPDDEAFGVSGTISHFRQEGTPVTYACLTLGEMGRNLGNPPFATRESLPEIRKKELQASAKAMGLDDLRMMGLRDKTVEFEDDEEMVQMMTTLIDETNPSLVITFYPNYAVHPDHEATARAVVRAIRRMDAADRPKLYAVAFANNTVDNLGEPDVIHDIQHMRDAKMGAMRAHISQTAWMLEEMDKRLAEGEPEAENWFTYERFYTYKWNQDFEESF; encoded by the coding sequence ATGACAATTCAATCAGAACGACACGTATTAGTAGTTTTTCCACATCCTGATGATGAAGCATTTGGTGTTTCGGGTACGATTTCCCATTTTAGACAAGAAGGCACGCCGGTGACATATGCATGCTTAACATTAGGTGAAATGGGTAGGAATTTAGGAAATCCGCCATTTGCGACAAGAGAATCCCTTCCTGAAATTCGAAAAAAGGAATTACAGGCTTCTGCTAAAGCTATGGGATTAGACGATCTTCGTATGATGGGACTTCGCGATAAAACCGTCGAATTTGAGGACGATGAAGAAATGGTTCAAATGATGACGACATTAATTGATGAGACGAATCCATCACTTGTCATTACGTTTTATCCAAATTACGCGGTCCACCCGGATCATGAAGCGACTGCAAGAGCGGTTGTTCGTGCAATTCGTCGTATGGACGCAGCGGACCGTCCAAAATTATATGCGGTTGCTTTCGCCAATAACACGGTAGACAATTTAGGAGAACCGGATGTCATTCATGACATTCAACATATGCGTGACGCGAAAATGGGCGCAATGCGTGCCCACATTTCTCAAACAGCATGGATGTTAGAAGAAATGGATAAACGACTAGCTGAAGGTGAACCAGAAGCAGAAAACTGGTTTACGTATGAACGTTTTTATACGTATAAATGGAATCAAGATTTTGAGGAATCGTTTTAA
- a CDS encoding YjiH family protein: protein MKKFSLSSWLLFLIPSIIGIFLFMIPVATEDGTKIPVAILANKVAVLVEPFIIWVVAITLTVGAIGSILYFFKKDADPLEQTFAEKLFQVNAFWTITRIVGAIFAWMVVFNRGIEAVYNEYTGGLLLSPTGLLAFLFTIFLFAGLFLPLLLNFGLLEFFGTMMVKIMRPLFKLPGRSSIDALASWIGDGTIGVLLTNKQYEEGHYTKKEAAIIGTTFSVVSITFSIVVIEELNLGEYFLPYYATVVFAGVVLAFIMPRIYPLSKKEDVYIDQRPLDTQGEELPEGYNVVTHGAENALIQANKNRSVSKFIKDGLKNVLDMWIGVAPVVMAFGTIALILAEYTPLFTWLGKPFEPFLMVLGIPEAAEAAQTMVIGFADMFLPAIVGGGIESEMTRFVIAAVSVTQLIYMSEVGGLLLGSKIPVGMKDLIIIFLLRTIISLPIIAGIAHLLF, encoded by the coding sequence TTGAAGAAATTTTCACTGTCATCTTGGTTACTCTTTTTAATTCCTTCTATTATCGGTATTTTCTTGTTTATGATTCCGGTAGCTACAGAAGATGGAACGAAAATTCCAGTCGCGATTTTAGCAAACAAAGTCGCGGTACTTGTTGAGCCCTTTATCATTTGGGTAGTAGCGATTACATTAACAGTGGGAGCAATTGGATCGATTCTTTATTTTTTCAAGAAAGATGCAGATCCGCTAGAACAAACATTTGCGGAAAAGCTGTTCCAAGTTAATGCCTTTTGGACAATCACGCGAATCGTCGGGGCAATTTTTGCCTGGATGGTGGTATTTAACCGAGGAATCGAAGCTGTTTATAATGAATACACAGGCGGATTACTGCTATCACCGACTGGTTTATTAGCATTTTTATTCACGATTTTCTTATTTGCAGGTCTGTTTTTGCCATTATTACTTAACTTCGGATTACTGGAGTTTTTCGGAACGATGATGGTGAAAATTATGCGTCCACTCTTTAAGCTTCCAGGACGTTCTTCCATTGATGCATTAGCTTCTTGGATTGGCGATGGAACGATTGGTGTTTTATTAACAAACAAGCAATACGAAGAAGGTCATTACACGAAAAAAGAAGCAGCGATTATCGGGACGACATTCTCCGTTGTATCGATCACTTTTTCGATTGTGGTCATCGAAGAGCTGAATTTAGGCGAGTATTTCTTGCCATACTATGCGACAGTCGTTTTTGCAGGTGTTGTGTTGGCTTTTATCATGCCACGCATTTATCCACTTTCGAAAAAAGAAGATGTCTATATTGATCAACGTCCTTTAGATACACAGGGCGAAGAGTTGCCAGAGGGCTATAATGTGGTGACACACGGTGCCGAAAATGCGCTGATTCAAGCAAATAAAAATCGGTCCGTTTCTAAATTCATCAAAGATGGTTTGAAAAACGTACTCGATATGTGGATTGGTGTTGCGCCAGTTGTTATGGCGTTTGGTACAATCGCGCTAATCTTAGCTGAATATACCCCGCTTTTCACGTGGTTAGGAAAACCGTTTGAACCATTTTTAATGGTGCTCGGCATTCCTGAAGCAGCAGAAGCTGCACAAACCATGGTGATTGGATTTGCTGATATGTTCTTACCAGCAATTGTTGGTGGCGGAATTGAGTCTGAAATGACACGCTTTGTCATTGCTGCAGTTTCCGTTACTCAATTGATCTACATGTCCGAAGTTGGGGGATTGCTATTAGGTTCGAAAATCCCTGTTGGAATGAAGGACTTAATTATTATTTTCTTACTCCGCACAATTATTTCATTGCCAATCATTGCAGGAATTGCGCATTTACTTTTTTAA
- a CDS encoding ABC transporter permease subunit, which translates to MRGFVKWLIQLVVALVAILLVSGMNVLIRGSQRGEFAWQEYIDTLKSVIERVFPIQDFYVEVFLGRQGIVQIPFFPKIYEYIEYSLQLLFLAMIFSIIVALTATIGTMLLSEKARSRVKIVSYFFESLPDILIILLAQITVVLIYKQTGHLVSKIAVLGDERIYWLPILCLMILPTIQLYRLSMLTFEAEERAMYVELARSLGFTKTFVLLRHVFRNAIISVFFQSKKTMWFMLSNLFVLELMFNIPGIMYFLSERLSSELFFVTILSFFLPVFFLYSFGEWYFIRRINRGGARG; encoded by the coding sequence ATGAGGGGTTTCGTAAAATGGCTGATTCAGCTCGTCGTTGCACTGGTCGCTATCTTATTAGTTAGTGGCATGAATGTGTTAATTAGAGGTTCTCAAAGAGGGGAATTTGCTTGGCAAGAATACATAGACACACTAAAAAGTGTCATTGAACGCGTTTTTCCAATACAAGATTTTTATGTGGAAGTGTTTTTAGGAAGACAAGGAATTGTGCAAATTCCTTTTTTCCCGAAGATTTATGAATATATCGAGTATTCACTTCAATTATTATTTTTAGCGATGATTTTTTCGATCATTGTCGCATTAACCGCAACAATTGGAACGATGTTATTGTCGGAGAAAGCACGATCTCGCGTAAAAATTGTGTCCTATTTCTTCGAGTCATTGCCGGATATTTTGATCATTTTATTAGCCCAAATAACCGTCGTGCTTATTTATAAACAAACTGGGCACCTTGTTTCCAAAATAGCCGTACTCGGAGATGAGCGAATTTATTGGTTACCTATTTTATGTTTAATGATCCTTCCGACTATTCAGCTGTATCGCTTAAGTATGTTAACATTCGAAGCGGAAGAGCGCGCGATGTACGTGGAGTTAGCGCGTTCACTTGGATTCACGAAAACATTCGTGCTACTTCGTCACGTCTTCCGCAACGCGATTATAAGCGTATTCTTTCAATCGAAGAAAACAATGTGGTTTATGCTTTCCAACTTATTTGTACTTGAACTCATGTTTAATATTCCCGGTATCATGTATTTCTTGTCGGAACGATTAAGCAGTGAATTATTTTTTGTCACGATTCTTAGTTTCTTTTTACCAGTCTTCTTTTTATATAGTTTTGGGGAATGGTACTTCATTCGCCGAATCAATAGAGGGGGGGCACGAGGGTAA
- a CDS encoding DUF4230 domain-containing protein, with the protein MSKKIGWGIVGFLLAVAIFVPLVLREFKIDSQMTESKSVFIEQIKGLNELSTVEVFSKAVIKREDTKSFFGNELPGTKRQLLFVIPGTVRAGIDLTNVNEGDITLNDEKKEATLTLPKAEFLGKPSLDFDKRQIFSHEEIFREKADLDEAFDLAEEAEQIIMEEATSQGILELAEENAEKSIQSMFRLVDYNVKVVFEEE; encoded by the coding sequence ATGTCGAAAAAAATCGGATGGGGAATCGTAGGATTTCTCCTTGCAGTCGCTATTTTTGTGCCACTTGTCTTACGTGAATTTAAAATAGATAGTCAAATGACTGAAAGTAAGTCGGTCTTTATTGAACAAATCAAAGGATTAAACGAGTTATCGACTGTTGAGGTTTTTTCAAAGGCGGTTATTAAGCGGGAAGACACGAAAAGTTTCTTTGGGAATGAATTGCCGGGTACAAAGCGACAATTATTATTCGTGATTCCAGGAACGGTGCGAGCGGGGATTGATCTCACCAATGTGAATGAAGGAGATATCACGCTAAATGATGAAAAAAAGGAAGCGACCTTAACATTACCAAAAGCAGAATTTCTTGGGAAACCATCTCTCGACTTCGACAAACGACAAATCTTTTCCCACGAAGAGATTTTTCGAGAAAAAGCGGATCTCGATGAAGCGTTTGACTTAGCGGAAGAAGCGGAACAAATTATTATGGAAGAAGCTACTTCTCAAGGTATTTTAGAACTCGCAGAAGAAAATGCGGAGAAATCGATCCAAAGCATGTTTCGACTTGTTGACTACAATGTAAAGGTGGTCTTTGAAGAAGAATGA
- a CDS encoding uracil-DNA glycosylase, producing MTLEDALIGNDWHDVLQNEWSKPYWHQLNQFVDEEYSTHTIYPEREDIFACFRRTSFQKTSVVILGQDPYHGAGQAHGLSFSVAGNETLPPSLRNMYKEMREDIGCAPSTGDLGAWADQGVLLLNTVLTVREGQAHSHANRGWEVLTDAVITHLSEREDPVVFVLWGNFARKKKRLIDPAKNVIIEGAHPSPLSAYRGFFGSKPYSAINAELVRIGKKPITFCTKQ from the coding sequence ATGACACTTGAAGACGCACTCATCGGCAACGACTGGCACGACGTACTGCAAAACGAATGGTCGAAACCGTATTGGCATCAACTCAACCAGTTCGTAGACGAAGAATATTCGACACATACTATCTACCCTGAGCGAGAGGACATATTCGCTTGCTTCCGCCGCACTTCATTCCAAAAAACGTCCGTCGTCATCCTCGGGCAAGATCCTTACCACGGGGCAGGACAAGCACACGGCTTGAGTTTTTCGGTTGCGGGGAATGAAACACTCCCCCCGAGCTTGCGAAATATGTACAAAGAAATGCGGGAGGACATAGGTTGCGCTCCGTCCACGGGAGACTTAGGAGCATGGGCGGACCAAGGAGTGCTCCTGTTGAACACGGTTTTAACGGTGCGCGAAGGACAAGCGCATTCGCATGCCAATCGCGGGTGGGAAGTCTTAACAGACGCCGTTATTACGCATCTCTCCGAAAGGGAAGACCCGGTTGTTTTTGTATTGTGGGGAAATTTTGCGCGTAAAAAGAAACGGCTCATCGATCCCGCGAAAAATGTCATCATCGAAGGGGCACATCCGAGTCCACTAAGTGCGTATCGAGGGTTTTTTGGAAGTAAACCATATTCGGCGATTAACGCCGAGCTTGTCCGTATCGGAAAAAAGCCGATTACCTTTTGCACGAAGCAATGA
- a CDS encoding ABC transporter permease, whose protein sequence is MKIFKQPFFVVGFLIILFFLLGSFVFEAMYGNEPKQTFFIEENGRAVEGPPISPRISDPVHLLGTDQFGYDQFAKIMLGAKYTILAAMAVALLRMLIAVPIGFILGTYLQKQRAWINGLIDPFHYVPMTIFAYLMLYPILWEPMEGFSTTQFERIVYQVIIMAIITAPIVASLIGNEANLYYHNEYILAARTLGASRRRIIRKHLFPQMREKIFVLYGQQLVETLIVFGHLGLLQLYLGGTDVSYDPLFGDPPKSIAYEWAGLFGGNFRYLQGAPWLPLGPAIAFALVITAVAAMIEGYTRHVNGNVKIPKRRKSTAFVNEETVQWNQEQFKEKLQLLQKEK, encoded by the coding sequence ATGAAAATCTTTAAACAACCATTTTTTGTTGTCGGCTTTCTCATCATCCTCTTTTTCTTACTCGGAAGCTTCGTTTTTGAAGCGATGTATGGTAATGAGCCGAAACAAACATTTTTCATCGAAGAAAATGGCAGAGCAGTAGAAGGACCACCGATTTCACCTCGAATAAGTGATCCTGTTCATCTACTTGGAACAGATCAATTCGGGTACGATCAGTTTGCGAAAATTATGCTTGGCGCAAAATATACAATATTAGCTGCAATGGCAGTTGCGCTTCTCAGAATGCTGATTGCTGTTCCTATTGGCTTTATCCTAGGGACGTATTTACAAAAACAACGCGCTTGGATTAACGGACTTATTGATCCGTTTCATTATGTACCTATGACGATCTTTGCCTATCTCATGCTCTATCCGATATTGTGGGAACCAATGGAAGGCTTTTCCACTACTCAATTTGAACGAATCGTTTATCAAGTAATTATTATGGCAATTATAACGGCACCAATTGTAGCCTCACTCATTGGGAATGAAGCCAATTTGTATTACCACAATGAATACATTCTAGCTGCACGGACACTTGGAGCATCGAGAAGACGAATTATTAGGAAGCATTTATTCCCTCAAATGAGAGAAAAAATATTCGTGCTATACGGGCAACAGCTTGTTGAAACACTAATTGTGTTCGGGCATCTAGGGCTACTACAATTGTACCTCGGGGGAACCGACGTTAGTTATGATCCATTATTTGGCGATCCACCAAAATCGATTGCATACGAATGGGCAGGTTTATTTGGAGGGAACTTCCGCTATTTACAAGGAGCTCCTTGGCTACCGCTAGGACCAGCAATAGCGTTTGCGCTCGTTATCACCGCAGTTGCTGCTATGATTGAAGGATACACTCGACACGTTAATGGCAATGTGAAAATTCCAAAACGTCGCAAATCGACCGCTTTTGTGAATGAAGAAACCGTCCAGTGGAATCAAGAGCAATTTAAAGAAAAACTACAACTGTTACAAAAAGAGAAATAA
- a CDS encoding cell wall hydrolase: MRAEAEGEGTLGMLMVGNVGVNRVLSNCLDFKGIRSINDMVYQSPGGFEATTKSYFYQRAREQDKKLARRVIKGERFHPATRSLWFFMPSGECPATWYDQVNTGRYKSHCFFSPTAADCPRV; the protein is encoded by the coding sequence ATGCGAGCAGAAGCAGAAGGAGAAGGTACGCTTGGAATGTTGATGGTTGGGAATGTTGGGGTGAATCGTGTGTTGTCTAATTGCTTAGATTTTAAAGGCATTCGCTCGATTAATGACATGGTGTATCAGTCTCCTGGGGGATTTGAAGCGACAACAAAGTCGTATTTTTACCAGCGAGCGAGGGAGCAAGATAAGAAGCTTGCGAGGCGTGTCATTAAGGGGGAACGTTTTCACCCTGCCACAAGATCATTATGGTTTTTCATGCCGAGTGGAGAGTGTCCCGCAACGTGGTATGACCAAGTGAACACAGGACGTTATAAATCACACTGCTTCTTTTCTCCAACTGCTGCGGACTGTCCACGAGTTTAA
- a CDS encoding uracil-DNA glycosylase has protein sequence MRINCFECQHFFITWDQRNPRGCKAFGFKTKELPSAVVRRASGMECAKFTPKQATGGTSK, from the coding sequence ATGCGTATCAATTGTTTTGAGTGTCAGCATTTTTTCATCACGTGGGACCAACGTAATCCGCGCGGGTGTAAGGCATTTGGATTCAAAACAAAAGAACTCCCTTCTGCAGTCGTTCGTCGTGCCTCTGGCATGGAATGTGCAAAATTCACACCAAAACAAGCGACAGGAGGAACGTCAAAATGA
- a CDS encoding IS3 family transposase, which yields MKYYEEKCLYVTNYKGFLSIVELCLMVGISRSGYYKWMKNSHKERKAEKDKTLLNKMLSIYNTHAGTLGNERMKNELEKAGIKVSVKRIARMRRDYHMPLKTSHNWKQKSKPHAIIGNLLNRNFKAKRPGIKLCIDITYLEVERPYRHFLYLCAIKDLCHGEVVAYSISDTMTTSMVLQAVDQLLEKGLMEKNAILHSDQGSQFTSARYLNYLYQNSITPSMSRRGNCWDNACIESFFGKLKVEMPCFIIPKTDEEMIKAVENYISYYNNVRPQLKSKKTPKELLLEMAS from the coding sequence GTGAAATATTACGAAGAAAAGTGCTTGTATGTAACGAACTATAAAGGTTTCTTGTCCATTGTAGAGCTTTGTTTAATGGTCGGGATCTCCCGATCCGGTTATTACAAGTGGATGAAAAATTCCCATAAAGAAAGAAAAGCAGAAAAGGATAAAACACTTCTTAACAAGATGTTGAGTATCTACAATACTCATGCAGGTACATTAGGGAATGAACGAATGAAAAATGAATTAGAAAAGGCTGGAATTAAGGTCAGTGTAAAGCGAATTGCGAGAATGCGAAGAGATTATCATATGCCATTAAAAACAAGTCATAATTGGAAACAAAAATCAAAACCACACGCGATAATCGGAAATCTTTTAAACCGTAACTTTAAAGCTAAACGTCCAGGAATTAAACTATGTATTGACATTACTTATCTAGAGGTCGAGAGACCTTATAGACATTTTTTATATCTATGTGCCATTAAAGATTTGTGCCATGGAGAGGTAGTCGCCTACTCGATCAGCGATACGATGACGACATCGATGGTTTTACAAGCAGTTGATCAATTGTTGGAGAAAGGTCTTATGGAAAAGAATGCGATTCTACATAGTGATCAGGGATCGCAATTTACTAGTGCAAGATATTTAAATTACCTTTACCAAAACTCCATAACTCCCTCTATGTCGCGTAGAGGAAACTGTTGGGATAATGCATGCATCGAAAGCTTTTTTGGGAAGCTTAAAGTAGAAATGCCATGTTTTATAATCCCTAAAACAGATGAAGAAATGATAAAGGCAGTTGAAAATTACATCTCTTATTATAACAATGTTCGACCGCAATTAAAATCAAAGAAGACTCCTAAAGAGCTTTTACTAGAAATGGCTTCTTAA
- a CDS encoding YwdI family protein, protein MTYSAFIAQIEHQLAGAKSAATEAEIRESLAAIRAVCDVGLNSKAEANNARSVSVQTSLQQSEPVSLHSQSQVMQPTEKPLAEEDANGESLFDF, encoded by the coding sequence ATGACTTATTCCGCATTTATCGCTCAAATTGAACACCAACTTGCGGGCGCAAAATCAGCGGCAACGGAAGCGGAAATTAGAGAATCGCTTGCTGCTATACGAGCAGTATGTGACGTAGGCTTGAACAGCAAGGCGGAGGCTAACAATGCTCGGAGCGTTTCCGTACAAACGAGCTTGCAGCAAAGTGAGCCGGTTTCATTACACAGTCAATCGCAAGTCATGCAACCAACAGAAAAACCGCTTGCAGAAGAAGATGCAAACGGCGAATCACTATTTGATTTTTAA
- a CDS encoding DUF423 domain-containing protein: MPFFIIAGAVNAFLAVALGAFGAHALKEKLSEKYLAIWETAVQYQMFHAVALLVIGVLLSTSLLGPVSSLNWAGYLLLAGIIIFSGSLYVLSLTGIGVLGAITPIGGVAFLAGWVMLIVAVVKHTN, from the coding sequence ATGCCATTTTTTATCATCGCAGGAGCAGTAAATGCCTTTTTAGCCGTCGCTTTAGGCGCATTTGGGGCACATGCATTAAAAGAAAAATTATCGGAAAAATATTTAGCCATTTGGGAAACAGCTGTTCAATATCAAATGTTTCATGCCGTAGCACTGTTAGTAATTGGCGTTTTACTGAGCACGAGCTTACTCGGACCAGTTAGTTCGCTAAATTGGGCAGGCTATTTATTGCTCGCGGGAATCATTATTTTCTCTGGATCCCTTTACGTGTTGAGCTTAACAGGTATTGGCGTACTTGGAGCGATCACACCAATTGGCGGTGTGGCATTCCTTGCTGGCTGGGTGATGCTCATTGTTGCAGTAGTAAAACACACAAACTAA
- the gerQ gene encoding spore coat protein GerQ, whose translation MNTIVHYYWNPAQTYAPQIPVTPPSSGGRPSTPPPGEESYIENILRLNKGKIATIYLTFENNTEWNAKIVKGVIEAAGRDHVIVSEPKTGKRYLIPLIYLDYVTFDEEINYF comes from the coding sequence ATGAACACTATCGTACATTATTATTGGAATCCCGCTCAAACGTATGCCCCTCAAATTCCGGTAACCCCTCCGTCTAGTGGAGGAAGACCGTCCACTCCTCCACCTGGAGAAGAGTCGTATATTGAGAATATTTTACGGTTGAATAAAGGGAAAATCGCGACTATCTATTTAACATTTGAGAACAATACCGAATGGAATGCAAAAATCGTCAAAGGTGTCATCGAAGCAGCGGGACGCGACCATGTCATCGTGAGTGAACCGAAGACTGGCAAACGTTATTTAATCCCGTTAATCTACTTAGATTACGTCACCTTTGACGAAGAAATTAATTACTTTTAG